The Streptomyces sp. NBC_00236 DNA window CGGGGCCGAGGGTCTGGAAGATGCCGGAGAGGTGTCCGGCGGGCAGGCCCCAGGCCGCGGTGAAGCGGAGGTAGTCGCTGGTCTTGACGGTGCCTGCCGTCCAGACCTGCTCGGAAATCTCCAGGTACACGGAGCCGTCGGCGCCGGTGGTCCAGGGGCGGGCGCTGTAGGCGATTCCGTCACTGGAGTGCTGAACGTGCACGTAGCGGGCCATCTGTGCGGCGGTGTAGCCGGCCTTGGCGATCTGCTGGGCGGTGAACAGCAGCCGGAGCCGGGTGGAAGGGGGCGGGGTGCTCAGCTGCATCAGGGTGTCCAGACGGACCTCTGCAGCTTCTGTTGTTCCAGCTGCGACTGTGTACCAGCGAGGCGACTGCCAGTACGGGATCACGCTCGGCTTTTTGATGTGGATGCTGGCGTGTGCGGGATTGATCGGTATACGGCTGCCGGTGGCACCGTCGATGTAGTAGGCGTTGATGTTGAGACCGTCGCCCACGTATCCGTCCGCGGTGACCTGGACGTGCAGTGAACTCGGAACGAGGGTGGCACCGGGTATGCCGTCGTGGTCGCTGTCCTCCTTGCCGAAGCGGAAGGTGGCCAGGGAGTCGTCGGTGTAGACGGGCTCGTGGGCCAGGATGGTCCCGGTGTCGTCGGTGACGGTCAGATGGGCTGCGTTCGCAGTGTCGAGATTGAGTTCGACGAAGCTGTCGGCGCTGGGCGGGGTGGTGAGGGTGATGTCGATGTCCTCGGGGGTACCGACCGTGTCGATGGTGCCCGAGGTATGGAGGGTCATGGCGACTGCGGCGGCGTTGGCCGTCGTCAGCGGGGTGACGCCGAGCGCCGTGCCGAGAAGTGCCGCGGTGAGAGCGGCGCGGTGCCGTTTGGTGAGTCGCATGACGATGCCTTTCAGAGTCAGCCGCCCGTCGGTGGCCAGGTAGCGGAGTAGCGGTTTGTTCAGCGGGTGTTGGAGAAACAACTGTGGGATGGGAGCCACGAGAGGCTGGGTGGCCGCCTCTAAAAAGGGGTCGGCTCGCGTGTTGCGCCCTCCTCGGGGCCTGACACATGACACTCGGGTCAGCTCAGCGATTCGAAAATCTTTCCAGCCGCCTGGTCGACCATGACCCCGCTGTTTGCGAGGTTGGAGCAGTGGCCCATCGGTGTTGGTGGCCCAGATGGCCCCCAAGGACGCCCATAGTGCTGGATCCGATCGCGCCTGATGATGCTGGGACCCGGCAATTTCCGCTCCGCTTCGCTTCCTACTCTTCGCGGGGCCCGCACTCCGGACATCCCGCGGCCGCATGTGGTCTTGGCGGGGAAGGAGGAGTACATGCTCGACAACCGCCTCGCGGCGCTTGCCGGCGCCCACGCCAGGCCGCGCAGCGGGACAGCTCGAAGTCGCCACGGCACCGGCGTCAGCCGCCCCTCCTACTCCCGCGAAACGCCCTGAGTGCCTGGGCCCAGGTGTTGGCGTGAGACGCGTGATAGCTACGCTCGCGCGGACCGTGATCGCTTGGGGCCACAGCGTAGGGATAGGCAAAGTATGCAGAATCTGCTCAGGAATGGCGGTCCGGTTGACATCGCGATGGGATGGCCCAGCTGGAGCCGATATAACTTGATCTAACTCCAATTCATGCCAACTGCCGCAAAGGTCAGGATCCACATCAGCGTCAGAATGAAGGCGACGCGAATGAATACCTTGGGCCACTCCGCCGAGTTTCGAGTTCCAGGAGACCGTGAACGTATTTGCCACCGGGGCCTTTCCTGCACCCCGCCGCCCTCGTTTCACTCGCTTATCGATGCGCGCGACAGCGCGGTCGGCAGACCCCACAACGTTGTCGATGATCGATCCGCCGTATCCGGTGGAGTAGATCTCGTCACCTGTCCGTGTGACCAGGTACAGCGTTCCTCCGCCACCACCACGCACCTCGGCGATAGCGTCGTACGGAACCGTGTAGGTGGCCAGTGGATTGACAACCGTCACAACGGATGGGCCGAGCGTGATGCGCGAACCCATGACGCGTCGACCAAGCGCGATTGTGAAGAGACAGGCAGCCACGCCTGACATCGGTCCACCTTCGAGGCTGTAAGTGAGGCTGACGAGCAGACCAACCGCTACCACTCCGAAGCCGACGGTGATGGTCCAAGACGGAACCCTGAACAGCATCCTATGCAGGATCTCGCCCTCGCGGCCTTTCAATATCGGCGTCCCTTCCCTTATGTGTCCACTCGTGAATGCGCGGCATGGGTGGGTGAGCGTTATGGTCTCACCCACTCGTCCCTCTAGACAATGCCCTATTCCGCTCGAATCATTTCGCTGACCATTCTCGCATTCTGGGGGTCATTCAAGTCGATCTCCTTAAATTCTGCTGCCGGCCAAACTGGTTGGCCGTTGATCCACGGAACCACAATGGAGGCGCCATTAATCTCCCCGGTCAGTGCTGCGACTCCGACGGGCTCTGGTAGATCCCGAAGGCGGTCACGCAGGGGGCCGTACCGTAGCGGCAGGGCCCCCACTGGCCCCTCTTCTTCCCCTCCGGATTGAGGGAAGAAGAAGAGCCACGGGGCCTCTGACGCATAGCTGTGAAGCAAAACGTATCTGACTTGGATGGCTGGCTGCAGGCGGGCAACGCGCGCCATCCGCCACGCGCGCCTGCAGCCAAACCCCGCGATCACTGCCCAGACGACAGTGATCAACGGGAGAATGAAAATCCAGAATGGAACGCTGTCCGGCTTCCGAGAACCCACCATCACCGCCGCAGCATTCAGGGCAAGTGTGCCGAGGAAGGGGATGAGATGGCTCGAGTATTGCAGCCCTCTGACCCGCCACCACATGACCCGGCGAACGTCTGACTCTCGACGCATTGTCGATTGCTCCAAGCCCCGATAGCGGGCTTGGCTTTCACCTGCTTCGACCATTCGCTCGAAAGTGAAACTGGCCTGCTCATCTTCATTCTGCATTTTTCATCCTAATCCTATTCAGATCAGCAGAATCCGGGGTTCACCACGGAGGGAACAGCACATGCCCCGAGCCCAGTTGCGCCCGCGAACCCTAGTTCGCCGCCTCTGACCAGCGGGTCACGTGTGGAGCCGTGTCGACCTCGGCCGCTTGCGTGGCGCCCCGCAGGGAGCTGCACTATTATCCTCCCGGAGCGAACGCCCATTTGCCAGGCGCCGCCGACTGACGCTCCCACTCCGAGACCGATCGCACCCCATTGCATGTTGTAACTGAAATTGCTGGAGGCGGAATCCAGCCCGTGGGTGTGGATGTCACCCAGAGCCTTTACTGTAATCGCTGCGGCAACGGCAAGAGCACATATCCCGAGCGACACGAAACATGCTCCGAAAGCAGCGATGTCCGCCATATCCCTCCAGTGATCCCCAACCCACTGCCCAACGGTTGAGTTCTTGGTGTTGTCCCAGGCGGCGCCGAAGTTCCCCTTCATGATATTGCCGAATATTCCATCCTTTTTTCGGCGTTCTGCGTCGGCCTTTGCTTTAGCTGCCTTAATGGCTTGCGCGCGGTATTCGGCCTGCTGTTTGGCGCGGGCTTTTGCGTGGCCGTCGTCGATCATGTAGTGGGTGGGGTTGGCCTTGTACGCGGCGTACTTCTGGCGGGAAGGTTTGTCCTTCTTGGGCGTCTGGGTCCAGACGTACTTGCCGCTCTTGTACGTGTACTCAGCCGTGACGCCGCGGTCGTTGCCCCATCTGTAGTCGGCGGTTGTGCCGCCGTCGGTCGGGCCCAGGGGGCGCAGGCCGGAGGGGTCGGACTGGGTGACCGGGTTGTTGTGGGCGTAGGAGTAGGCGTTCATCTGGGCCGGGTCGTCGAGGTCGATGACGGGGTCGACGGAGAGGAAGCGGCCGAGGTTGGGATCGTACTCGCGGGCGCCGAGGTGGGTGAGGCCGGTGGGGTCGATGGTGCCGCCGACGAATCCCTGGGTTCCGGGGAATGCGCTGCTGCCTGCGGAGCGGATTTTGCCGAAGGGGTCCTGTTTGCGGCGGGTGATGTCCAGGGTCGCGGTGGAGACCGCGGTCAGCGAGGTGCCCTGGTGGTCGGTGAAGAGGTAGGAGATTCCCTTGCTGGTGCGGACGGCGACATTGTTGCCGTTGTGCTGGTAGTAGCGGGTTCCGGCTTTGGTGCCGGTGGTGGTCAGCGTGATCTCGTTGCCGTTCGGCAGGGTGAGGGTGCTGGTGCCGTCGCCGTTCTTGGCGAGCAGGCGGTTGCCGTCGGCGTCGTAGAGGTAGCTGGTGGTCTTGCCGCTCTCGGTGAGGGTGACGAGGTGGCCTTCCGCGTCCCAGGTCAGGTCCTGAATCCGGGAGCCGATGACGCGCTTGGTGGTGTTGCCCGCGTCGTCGTACGTGAAGGTCGACTTCTGGCCGTTGTTCGCGCCGCCGCTGACGGTGGCTTCCTGGACCGCGTGGGGCAGGCCGGTCTTGGCGGCGGGGTGGGTGTAGGTGGTGGCGGCGTCGGTGCCTGCCTGGGTTCCGGTGCCGTGCTCGACGAGCTTGGTGCGGTTGCCCAGGGCGTCGTAGCCATAGGTCTGCCAGTACGTGTCCGGGCCGCCCACCGTCGTCGACGAGGGTGCCGCCGAGCAGTCCGTCTTCGCCGTCCACGCCTCGGTCAGACGCCCGAGCGTGTCATTGCTGAAGCACTGGGTGTCGACGGTCCGGGCGGTGTCCTGGCCACTGGCAGTGGTGATGCCGGTGACGTTGCCTGCCGGGTCGTAGCTGTAGGTGCTGTCGTCGATGCGCTGCGGCGCCAGGTCCCGGTCGGTGGTCTGCCGGTTCATGAGGCCGGTGAACTCGTCGTAGATCTGGGACTGGTAGACCTGCTTGCCCAGTACGCCGAACTCGGTACGCGTCGGGCGGGAGAACACGTCGTAGAGGGTGTTGGAGACGAGCGTCGCGCCGGCTCGGCTGGTGCGGATCGGCAGGTCATCGCCGTTGTAGTTGACCGTTACTCGTTCCGAGGTGACGTCGCCGATCGCCGGGTTCATGGTCCAGTCGAGGAGCCCGGTTTCGGCGTTGTAGCCGTAGGTCCATCCGTAGCTTCCTGCCAGGCTGCCTGCGCCTGAGGGGATGGTGACGGTGGTGGAGGTGGGCTCGTAGCGGTCGGTGAATCCGCCGGTGGCGGTGGTGTAGGCAGCGCCGTCCGTGTAGCGGGTGCTGGAGGTCAGTTGGCCCTTGGCGAGCGTGTCGTAGGTCCACTTGGCCAGCGAGGTGCTGCCCTGCTTCAGCTCGGTCTGCCGGCCGAGCTTGTCGTAGACCGTGGTCAGCGTGGTGCCGCGCTCGTCGGTGCTGCTGGTTGCCCGGCCGGCCTTGTCGTAGCCGGTGGTGACCGGGCCCTTGTCCGGGTCGTCCGCCTTGATCTGCTGGCCACGCCCGTCGAAGGTGTAGGTCCACTCGTTGCCGGACGGGTCGGTGACCTTGGCCGGCTGGTCGTACTTGCCGTAGCTGTACGTCGTCTTCTGCGACGTGGTGCGCGCGGCGTTTGTGTACTCCAGGAGGTCAGTGGTGCGCCCGAGCGCGTCCACGATGGTGGTCGTGGCGGTGCCGCCCGACGGGGGGACGACGGTGGTGCGGTCTCCGTCGTAGGTGGTGGTGGTGCGCCACTGCTCGTCGCCGAGCTTGCGGGAGATGGCGGCGGTCACCCGTCCGAGCCCGTGCCTTCTGCGGCACGCGGCGGTGCGGAATGTAGACCATGAACGCCGGTTAGCCAAACCGGCGATCGTGACGACCATGGGAGTTGCTCGCGTTCGGCGCGGCTAGCGCCGTGACGTTCAGCGGAGACGGTGTCTCCACGCGGTGGCACCTTGCTGAGGTTCCGGCTCTGCCCAACCTGTGCGAGCGGTTCCGAGCCCTCAAGGAAGGTCAAAGTCGTGTCTGTTCCGATCAAGAAGCTTTCCCCTGATGCGAAGGGGAAGGTCCGGTACCGGTTTGTGGTCGACGTAGGAGCTCATCCCTCGACTGGGAAGCGGGCGGCAGGTGACCCGCACTTTCGGGACGCTGAGGGAGGCGAAGGCCGAGTACGCGCACATCACGCACCGCCGATACGAGCCAGCGACTGCGCCGTTCGATGTCAGGACACTGGACGAGCGGCTCGTTGAATGGCTGGCCAGGAAGGCGGAGGACCTGGAGGAGAGCACCGTCTACAGCTACACCATGACTCTGGGGCGTCTTCGGGGAATGCTCGGGCATATCCGGCTCCAGGACCTTGCCGAGGATGATGTCGAGGCTTGGATGAAGTGGGCGCTGGTGAGGGGCGGGTGCGAGGTGGCAAGGCGGGTACGGGGCTGGCGGTGGCCTCGGTCGAGATGTCGCTGGCGCGGTTGAAGGAGGCGCTCGACCGGGCGGTTGCTCGGCGCCTTGTCGAGGTGAACGTCGCCAGGGAGGTGAAGGTCCCTCGCAACCATCGGAAGGCGGAGCGGCGGGCGAAGACCGTGATCCCGCCCTGGAACCTTCAGGAGGTGCGCGCCTTCGTGGATGCGGTCAAGAACGACCGTCTGTACGCCGCCTTCCTCCTGTCCCTGATGGGTTTGCGGCCGGCGGAGATCTGCGGCATGCGCTGGAGCGACGTCGACCTGGGCAGGGCCACCTTGACCGTCAACCGGACCCGGACGCTGATGGGCAACAAGGTCGTGGTCGAAAAGGACACGAAGTCCCTTGCCGGGGAGCGTCAGCTCCCCCTGCCTGACCTGGTGGGCGAGGCCCTCGCCGACTTCAAGGCCACACAGATCACCGAGAAGCTCAACGCGGGGGAGAGGTACGAGGACAACGGGTACGTGCTCGTGGACGGGCTCGGCAGGGCACTCAACGGGCGCCAGTTGCGTGAGCGGGCACACACGGTCATGGCCGAGAATTCGCTGCGCCGGGTCCGTCTGTACGACGCCCGTGCGAGCTGTTTCACGTACCTGGCGAACAAAGGAGTGCCGGACCATCTTCTTGCCCGCTGGGCCGGGCACACCGACGTCCGCACGACCAAGCGCTGGTACGTGAAGCCGGATGTGGAGGATCTACGGCCGGCCGCGGCAACGTGGGGAGAACTGGCGAGTGTCCCGCCCCCGCTCTCGGAGTGAATGTGAGATGTGGGAGCGTGAGTGGGTGAGTGAGAAGAACGTTGAACCCCTGCAATACCGCTTTGACGGGCCAGAAGACGCCCCGGTCCTCGTCATGGGCACATCCCTCGGTGCCACATGGCACAGGTGGTAGATGGCGTCTTGTGGCGTCCACGTGGTCCAGTTCGACGCTGTTCACGCGGGTTTGGACTTGGTGGTCCAGGTGCGTTGACGGTGTTGGTGACAGGCGCGTGACAGGGCGTGTGTGACGGTATCGGTGATAGGGCGAGGGACTTGCTGATGGGCCAGGCGGGGCCTCGCCTGAAGCCGGGTGGGGCGAGGCGCCACTGGGGCGCTCTGGTGGGGCTTCGCCGCGAGTTCGGCCGTACTTGAACGCCTGGCGCGTTCGGCTGGGGCTGGCGCCAGGAGGGTTTCGTGTCAGGGGCCGTAGGGGTTCCAGTGTCCGAGGAACGGCTTCAGGTCGTCTGCTCGTGGTTCGGGGATGAGGGGCATCCGGAGTGGCGTGTTCAGCGGGTCGAGGCGTTCTGTGGTGGCTTCTGCCCAG harbors:
- a CDS encoding FG-GAP-like repeat-containing protein, whose product is MRLTKRHRAALTAALLGTALGVTPLTTANAAAVAMTLHTSGTIDTVGTPEDIDITLTTPPSADSFVELNLDTANAAHLTVTDDTGTILAHEPVYTDDSLATFRFGKEDSDHDGIPGATLVPSSLHVQVTADGYVGDGLNINAYYIDGATGSRIPINPAHASIHIKKPSVIPYWQSPRWYTVAAGTTEAAEVRLDTLMQLSTPPPSTRLRLLFTAQQIAKAGYTAAQMARYVHVQHSSDGIAYSARPWTTGADGSVYLEISEQVWTAGTVKTSDYLRFTAAWGLPAGHLSGIFQTLGPDGTQLGNQPQTLDFTADRAAFYGRDSSGVLWQYQASTTTDPAQYTRRAKVGGGWNVYSALTKLSTLKADGTGDLVARDKAGILWLYKATGDISRPFAARSKVGGGWNTYNQLTGPGDITGDHKADLIARDRDGVLWPYRGTDSTSTPFTTRTRIGAGWNAYNQLTGGADLTGDRKADLLARDSDGVLWLYRGTSSIKSPFASRIRVGAGWNTYTHLVSTGDTTGDGNNDLIATDRSGALWLYRGTSEIKSPFSARTRIGSGWNIYNTLT
- a CDS encoding RHS repeat-associated core domain-containing protein produces the protein MVVTIAGLANRRSWSTFRTAACRRRHGLGRVTAAISRKLGDEQWRTTTTYDGDRTTVVPPSGGTATTTIVDALGRTTDLLEYTNAARTTSQKTTYSYGKYDQPAKVTDPSGNEWTYTFDGRGQQIKADDPDKGPVTTGYDKAGRATSSTDERGTTLTTVYDKLGRQTELKQGSTSLAKWTYDTLAKGQLTSSTRYTDGAAYTTATGGFTDRYEPTSTTVTIPSGAGSLAGSYGWTYGYNAETGLLDWTMNPAIGDVTSERVTVNYNGDDLPIRTSRAGATLVSNTLYDVFSRPTRTEFGVLGKQVYQSQIYDEFTGLMNRQTTDRDLAPQRIDDSTYSYDPAGNVTGITTASGQDTARTVDTQCFSNDTLGRLTEAWTAKTDCSAAPSSTTVGGPDTYWQTYGYDALGNRTKLVEHGTGTQAGTDAATTYTHPAAKTGLPHAVQEATVSGGANNGQKSTFTYDDAGNTTKRVIGSRIQDLTWDAEGHLVTLTESGKTTSYLYDADGNRLLAKNGDGTSTLTLPNGNEITLTTTGTKAGTRYYQHNGNNVAVRTSKGISYLFTDHQGTSLTAVSTATLDITRRKQDPFGKIRSAGSSAFPGTQGFVGGTIDPTGLTHLGAREYDPNLGRFLSVDPVIDLDDPAQMNAYSYAHNNPVTQSDPSGLRPLGPTDGGTTADYRWGNDRGVTAEYTYKSGKYVWTQTPKKDKPSRQKYAAYKANPTHYMIDDGHAKARAKQQAEYRAQAIKAAKAKADAERRKKDGIFGNIMKGNFGAAWDNTKNSTVGQWVGDHWRDMADIAAFGACFVSLGICALAVAAAITVKALGDIHTHGLDSASSNFSYNMQWGAIGLGVGASVGGAWQMGVRSGRIIVQLPAGRHASGRGRHGSTRDPLVRGGELGFAGATGLGACAVPSVVNPGFC
- a CDS encoding site-specific integrase; the encoded protein is MASVEMSLARLKEALDRAVARRLVEVNVAREVKVPRNHRKAERRAKTVIPPWNLQEVRAFVDAVKNDRLYAAFLLSLMGLRPAEICGMRWSDVDLGRATLTVNRTRTLMGNKVVVEKDTKSLAGERQLPLPDLVGEALADFKATQITEKLNAGERYEDNGYVLVDGLGRALNGRQLRERAHTVMAENSLRRVRLYDARASCFTYLANKGVPDHLLARWAGHTDVRTTKRWYVKPDVEDLRPAAATWGELASVPPPLSE